A genomic segment from Kyrpidia tusciae DSM 2912 encodes:
- a CDS encoding competence type IV pilus major pilin ComGC produces the protein MTLETKTRCKRKRSYQGGFTLIELLVAVTIIGVLISLAVPNLRAAGEGAQKTGCESNQRLLRMVLVQWDLVQDIPLPGSSEAALQALVDAKLLESPPKCPGGGHYEIKAGASGTPEVSCSLHGVLGL, from the coding sequence GTGACGTTGGAAACAAAGACCCGGTGTAAACGCAAGCGCTCGTACCAGGGCGGTTTTACGTTGATTGAGTTGTTGGTGGCCGTGACCATTATCGGGGTTCTGATTTCCTTGGCGGTGCCCAATCTGCGGGCTGCAGGTGAGGGCGCACAAAAGACGGGTTGCGAAAGCAACCAGCGCTTGCTGCGCATGGTCCTCGTTCAGTGGGATCTGGTGCAGGATATCCCCCTGCCGGGGTCGTCGGAGGCAGCCCTTCAGGCTTTGGTTGACGCAAAGTTGTTGGAATCGCCGCCCAAATGTCCGGGGGGAGGTCATTATGAGATCAAGGCAGGGGCGAGCGGGACACCGGAGGTTTCCTGTTCGTTGCACGGTGTTTTGGGATTGTGA
- a CDS encoding ACT domain-containing protein, translating to MTGVGEGNRRRYYLVAEEILPEAMLKTVQVKTLLASGEVERVHDAVSQVGLSRSAFYKYRDLVHLYDEEGREHVVTLSLILEHRTGVLSVVLNAIARAGGNVLTINQGMPVHQAALVTVMVDVSDMTNPVDALVKTLIGITGVRRAEIVGYSQ from the coding sequence GTGACGGGCGTGGGTGAAGGGAATCGCCGAAGATACTATCTGGTGGCGGAAGAGATTCTCCCGGAAGCCATGCTCAAAACGGTTCAGGTCAAGACTTTGCTCGCCAGCGGGGAAGTGGAGAGGGTTCACGATGCCGTCTCCCAGGTCGGTTTGAGCCGAAGTGCCTTTTATAAGTACCGGGACTTGGTGCATCTGTACGATGAAGAAGGGCGGGAGCATGTGGTGACCCTGTCGCTCATCCTTGAGCATCGCACGGGGGTCCTTTCTGTCGTATTGAACGCCATTGCCCGGGCTGGGGGAAACGTTCTTACGATCAATCAGGGTATGCCGGTGCACCAGGCCGCTCTGGTGACGGTGATGGTGGACGTTTCCGACATGACCAACCCCGTCGACGCCTTGGTGAAGACCTTGATCGGGATTACTGGGGTCCGCCGGGCGGAAATTGTTGGTTACAGCCAGTGA
- a CDS encoding type II secretion system F family protein → MNRGVSPWWAGWPQFQWRRPRWGRRRDDPRIALRDWAELWTDLAQYLKAGIPMDYALDVLAVARTGPLSTLLLQWRDGLREGRSLSELYEEAGQYPLWLPLIRVGEATGEWVQMMTALGGQAAQWDRHWREMWRQLAYPLFVTVAATGVCVLFLVVVLPKLKDFYHPLGLDPGIDLEAIRWTGAVLGALAAAALGLALWLWAPGRRPRRGRERSAPVPEGMRGYRLSRRSPLRRCAQTLGLYDAFTFEWSFLLGTMLAAGVSLEETLAHLGSLRTRVSGAARYVRQRMSEGESLSEALGRWPQCTEELRRVVELALWTGQMDTALLVLAERIATRQRRRTELWIRWLEPALTGVIGVLILGIFLLLYLPITKLMGRVVS, encoded by the coding sequence GTGAACCGTGGTGTGAGTCCTTGGTGGGCGGGGTGGCCTCAGTTCCAATGGCGACGGCCTCGGTGGGGGCGGAGGAGGGATGACCCGCGGATTGCCCTGAGGGATTGGGCGGAGTTGTGGACAGATTTGGCCCAGTATCTAAAAGCGGGGATACCCATGGATTATGCCTTGGATGTTTTGGCCGTCGCGCGGACGGGACCGTTGTCAACGCTTTTACTGCAGTGGCGCGACGGGCTCCGGGAAGGTCGCTCCCTTTCGGAACTCTATGAAGAGGCGGGACAATATCCACTGTGGCTGCCATTGATCCGGGTAGGGGAGGCCACAGGAGAATGGGTGCAGATGATGACCGCCCTCGGTGGGCAGGCCGCTCAGTGGGACCGACACTGGCGGGAGATGTGGCGGCAACTCGCTTACCCTCTCTTCGTGACTGTGGCGGCGACGGGGGTATGTGTCCTGTTTCTCGTGGTCGTCCTGCCAAAGCTGAAAGATTTTTACCACCCCCTGGGCCTGGATCCTGGGATTGACTTGGAAGCGATTCGGTGGACCGGGGCTGTCCTCGGCGCGCTGGCTGCCGCCGCTCTGGGACTCGCCCTATGGCTATGGGCCCCCGGTCGTCGGCCAAGGCGGGGCAGAGAACGTTCCGCCCCGGTTCCGGAGGGTATGCGGGGCTATCGTTTAAGTCGACGATCTCCCCTACGGCGCTGCGCCCAGACACTGGGGCTGTACGACGCCTTTACCTTCGAGTGGTCTTTTCTCCTCGGCACCATGCTGGCTGCCGGCGTTTCCTTAGAAGAGACACTGGCTCACCTGGGCAGCTTGAGAACCCGGGTCTCCGGAGCGGCTCGATACGTGCGACAGCGGATGTCGGAAGGGGAGTCCCTTTCCGAGGCTTTGGGGAGGTGGCCGCAGTGCACAGAAGAGTTGCGTCGGGTGGTGGAATTGGCACTGTGGACCGGCCAGATGGATACGGCGTTACTTGTGTTGGCCGAGCGCATCGCGACCAGACAAAGGAGGCGCACGGAATTGTGGATCCGATGGCTGGAGCCGGCTTTGACGGGAGTCATCGGCGTGTTGATTTTGGGGATTTTTCTCCTTCTCTACCTGCCGATCACGAAATTGATGGGACGGGTGGTGTCGTAA
- a CDS encoding ATP-binding protein, producing MESIGSLASLAALRRPGAKTAPSFFYERIPQLRELGVKPRAVIRGSGLLFAYLQQQEICGQCRGYEQCGKQGDARGMFDQLEVYQGEITVRTGYCRPYQEWLERRRLKDLEAFSGKTEADGRFTFENFPEEQKRRFPDLYKAAVEFAETVEPGVPMKGLYIFGPPGVGKTHLLLAIVNRLEERRVPTLFVRADMIFDRLRSRIASGQDVEPIVEAYCRVPVLAIDEFAQERPSDFTLEKMFRIINARFTTARPTLFTSNYPPPEIYGRVARELEVLVDVMRSRIVQMNRHGHLDGPDARLRQIDWLGPRMEETSPRSPTNPPDK from the coding sequence ATGGAGTCCATCGGATCGCTGGCCAGTCTGGCGGCGCTGCGGCGCCCGGGCGCAAAGACCGCCCCTTCTTTCTTTTATGAGCGAATTCCCCAGCTCCGGGAACTCGGAGTAAAGCCCCGGGCGGTGATTCGGGGCAGTGGCTTATTGTTTGCCTACTTGCAACAGCAGGAGATCTGCGGTCAGTGTCGGGGTTACGAACAGTGCGGCAAGCAAGGAGACGCCCGGGGCATGTTCGACCAACTGGAAGTTTATCAAGGGGAGATTACCGTTCGAACCGGATATTGCCGTCCGTATCAAGAGTGGTTGGAAAGACGCCGCTTAAAAGACCTGGAGGCGTTCTCGGGCAAGACTGAGGCAGACGGCCGTTTTACCTTCGAGAATTTTCCCGAGGAGCAAAAGCGCCGGTTTCCGGATTTGTACAAAGCGGCGGTGGAGTTTGCCGAGACGGTGGAACCCGGGGTGCCGATGAAGGGCCTGTACATCTTTGGGCCGCCGGGGGTGGGGAAAACACATCTTCTTCTGGCGATCGTCAATCGCCTGGAGGAGAGGCGGGTCCCGACGCTCTTTGTCCGGGCGGACATGATTTTTGACCGCCTCCGCAGCCGCATTGCGTCTGGGCAGGATGTGGAACCCATCGTGGAAGCGTATTGCCGGGTGCCTGTGCTCGCCATCGATGAGTTTGCCCAGGAGCGGCCGAGTGATTTTACACTGGAGAAGATGTTTCGGATTATCAATGCCCGTTTCACCACCGCTCGGCCGACGTTATTTACCAGCAATTATCCACCTCCGGAGATCTACGGGCGGGTGGCCCGGGAGCTGGAAGTTCTTGTGGACGTCATGCGAAGCCGCATTGTGCAGATGAATCGGCACGGACACCTGGACGGTCCCGATGCCCGGCTCCGGCAGATTGACTGGCTCGGGCCGAGGATGGAAGAGACGTCCCCTCGTTCTCCCACAAATCCACCGGACAAGTGA
- a CDS encoding shikimate kinase: MTNLYLIGFMGSGKSTVGRLLAERIGWSFADTDDEIVRREGMEIPEIFAKGGESFFRDLEQATLLELSGRSGWVIATGGGIVLRGRNVEIMKASGKTVYLSAREEVLAARLVGDPAVRPLLGGDSRIARLHELLQERRGMYEWADLTIDTSDQTAQAVVEAIVNHFGLGEPGGRAVRLG; the protein is encoded by the coding sequence TTGACCAACCTGTATCTCATCGGTTTCATGGGAAGTGGAAAGAGCACGGTGGGGAGGCTGTTGGCCGAACGGATCGGGTGGTCGTTTGCCGATACGGATGACGAGATTGTCCGCAGGGAAGGTATGGAGATCCCCGAGATTTTTGCAAAGGGAGGGGAATCGTTTTTCCGCGATCTCGAGCAGGCGACTTTGTTGGAACTATCCGGGCGCAGCGGGTGGGTCATCGCCACCGGAGGAGGGATCGTCCTTCGGGGGCGAAATGTGGAGATCATGAAAGCGAGCGGGAAAACGGTCTATCTCTCGGCCCGGGAAGAGGTGTTGGCTGCGCGGTTGGTCGGCGACCCGGCGGTCCGGCCGCTGCTCGGCGGGGATTCCCGGATTGCCCGGCTGCACGAGCTGCTCCAGGAACGTCGCGGGATGTACGAGTGGGCGGACTTGACGATCGACACCAGCGATCAAACGGCACAAGCTGTCGTTGAAGCCATCGTGAATCACTTTGGCCTGGGCGAACCGGGCGGGCGTGCGGTTCGATTGGGATAA
- a CDS encoding DEAD/DEAH box helicase: MNHLPEVEFNESAFDEFVTRVREDHWDSWAMFQLALEAHRRQLTEDFDRLTCIEQLPAVIPYPHQLRTAERVLREFRGRAILADEVGLGKTIEAGLVLKEYLIRGLVQKALILVPASLVLQWTRELNEKFNIPAFAQRNEWSWSTYDILVASIDTTKRDPHRQAVLGQPWDMVIVDEAHKLKNRKTKNWQLVNQLQKKYCLLLTATPIQNDLRELYNLITLLKPGQLGSFREFCRNFVEDKRTPKNPAGLRKALDEVMIRNKRSEGNVEFTKRYVRQVPLQLSPEERVFYEAVTAFIREEYRRRIDTSQNVLHLITLQREMCSSPYAALNTLERMAKDEAHPPGFRARLLELCELGARIPTYTKVETTIDLVNQIHDKVIVFTEYRASQDFLLYMMKRRGIPAVPFRGGFQRGKKDWMKDIFSKRAQVMVATEAGGEGLNLQFCNQIINFDLPWNPMRVEQRIGRIHRLGQTRDVFIHNLATADTIEQYIVELLQEKIRLFELVIGELDLILGKMRLSADDFERQVIRWIMDAEHPDRLREKMDEFNRAFESAKAEWARERATEGVELPGLI, translated from the coding sequence GTGAATCACCTGCCGGAGGTGGAATTCAATGAATCCGCCTTTGACGAGTTCGTGACCCGGGTCCGGGAGGATCACTGGGACTCGTGGGCCATGTTTCAATTGGCCCTGGAGGCACACCGGCGGCAGTTGACCGAGGATTTTGACCGTTTAACCTGCATCGAACAACTGCCCGCAGTCATTCCCTATCCGCACCAGCTCCGCACCGCTGAGCGAGTGCTTCGAGAATTTCGCGGTCGGGCGATCCTCGCCGATGAAGTGGGCCTGGGTAAAACGATCGAGGCAGGACTGGTTCTGAAGGAATATCTCATTCGTGGTCTTGTGCAGAAAGCCTTAATCCTCGTCCCCGCATCCCTCGTGCTGCAGTGGACACGGGAATTGAACGAAAAATTCAACATTCCCGCCTTCGCCCAAAGAAACGAATGGTCCTGGTCCACCTACGATATTCTGGTCGCTTCCATTGATACCACGAAGCGGGACCCCCATCGCCAGGCTGTTCTCGGCCAACCCTGGGACATGGTCATCGTCGACGAGGCCCACAAGCTCAAGAACCGCAAAACGAAAAACTGGCAACTCGTCAATCAGTTGCAGAAAAAATATTGTTTATTACTCACTGCCACTCCGATTCAAAATGACCTGCGGGAGCTGTACAATCTGATCACTTTATTAAAACCGGGACAACTGGGGAGCTTCCGGGAGTTCTGCCGCAATTTCGTCGAAGATAAGCGAACGCCAAAAAATCCGGCCGGACTGCGCAAAGCCCTCGACGAAGTGATGATCCGAAATAAACGAAGCGAAGGCAATGTCGAGTTCACCAAACGGTACGTGCGCCAAGTCCCGTTGCAACTGTCTCCGGAGGAGCGCGTTTTTTACGAGGCCGTCACCGCCTTCATTCGGGAAGAGTACCGTCGGCGCATCGACACATCCCAAAATGTTCTTCATTTGATCACCCTGCAACGGGAGATGTGCAGTTCGCCGTACGCGGCCTTGAACACTCTGGAACGCATGGCAAAGGATGAAGCCCATCCCCCGGGCTTTCGAGCCCGGTTGCTGGAACTGTGCGAACTCGGGGCTCGAATCCCCACTTACACGAAAGTGGAAACCACCATCGACTTGGTGAACCAGATCCATGACAAAGTGATCGTGTTCACCGAGTATCGAGCTAGCCAAGATTTCCTCCTTTACATGATGAAACGGCGCGGCATTCCAGCTGTGCCCTTTCGCGGCGGATTCCAACGGGGGAAAAAGGACTGGATGAAAGACATTTTTTCGAAAAGGGCCCAGGTGATGGTCGCCACCGAAGCGGGGGGTGAAGGGCTTAACCTCCAGTTCTGTAACCAGATCATCAATTTCGACCTGCCCTGGAACCCCATGCGGGTTGAACAGCGCATCGGCCGGATTCACCGTTTGGGCCAAACCCGGGATGTGTTCATCCACAACCTGGCCACGGCCGATACCATTGAACAATATATCGTTGAATTGCTCCAGGAAAAAATTCGCCTCTTTGAACTGGTCATTGGCGAACTCGACCTGATTCTCGGCAAAATGCGCTTATCCGCCGATGACTTTGAGCGACAAGTCATTCGTTGGATTATGGATGCGGAACATCCGGATCGGCTTCGGGAAAAAATGGACGAGTTCAACCGCGCTTTTGAGTCGGCGAAGGCCGAGTGGGCCAGGGAACGCGCGACAGAGGGCGTAGAACTGCCCGGTTTGATCTAG
- a CDS encoding pilus assembly FimT family protein, with protein MRSRQGRAGHRRFPVRCTVFWDCEKAKGFTLLEAMAALLLIGALSAVAIPSMVRWLAYWELRAAAERLTADLRECQSRAEAEGVFYELRFWRTRPDYMVYRGVEHVRTVDNKPGIAYATGILPLPDTHLRFNPRGTGIQGGTIWLCNRFGDRMGARIYPDSGVVIFLGP; from the coding sequence ATGAGATCAAGGCAGGGGCGAGCGGGACACCGGAGGTTTCCTGTTCGTTGCACGGTGTTTTGGGATTGTGAGAAAGCGAAGGGGTTTACTCTGCTCGAGGCGATGGCTGCACTGCTTCTCATAGGCGCGCTCTCCGCCGTTGCCATTCCGAGTATGGTTCGGTGGCTGGCGTACTGGGAATTGAGAGCTGCCGCGGAGCGGCTGACGGCAGATTTAAGGGAGTGCCAGAGCCGGGCCGAAGCGGAAGGGGTCTTCTATGAACTGAGATTTTGGAGGACTCGCCCGGATTACATGGTGTACCGCGGGGTGGAACACGTCAGAACGGTGGATAACAAACCTGGCATTGCATACGCGACCGGCATCTTGCCCCTGCCAGACACTCATCTGCGCTTCAACCCCCGGGGCACCGGGATTCAGGGCGGGACGATCTGGCTGTGCAATCGATTCGGAGATCGAATGGGCGCTCGGATCTACCCAGACAGTGGGGTGGTGATTTTCCTTGGGCCGTGA
- the thrB gene encoding homoserine kinase has protein sequence MAVKVRVPATTANLGPGFDSLGMALQLYNEIELEIMDQGLQFEVTGAGAEMIPATSENVIYKAVQYVFDQLGRRRPGLKLRAHNAVPVTRGLGSSATAIVGGLAAANELCGRPLSADDLLELAVAMEGHPDNVAAALFGGIVVSGKTGEKTRYVKLPVPQDLVCVVVVPEVPLATKDSRKVLPTSVPFSDAVHNVNRVGLLVGALATGDLETAGAAMDDVLHEPYRMSLIPGMGAAADAGRKAGALGVALSGSGPSLIAFCRAGDEEPVGPAMIQAWAGAGLAAHSMVLRPDLRGVQVIDIDASASLQPLTR, from the coding sequence GTGGCGGTGAAGGTTCGAGTGCCGGCCACCACGGCGAATCTCGGTCCGGGATTCGACAGTTTGGGCATGGCGTTGCAGCTTTATAATGAGATTGAGCTGGAGATCATGGATCAGGGATTGCAATTTGAAGTTACCGGCGCCGGCGCGGAGATGATTCCGGCGACTTCTGAAAACGTGATCTACAAAGCGGTGCAGTATGTGTTCGATCAACTCGGCAGACGAAGACCAGGATTGAAGTTGCGGGCTCACAATGCGGTGCCGGTGACCCGGGGGCTGGGCAGCAGTGCCACGGCCATTGTGGGCGGGTTGGCGGCGGCCAACGAACTGTGCGGGCGGCCGCTGTCCGCGGATGATCTGCTGGAGTTGGCGGTGGCCATGGAAGGGCATCCTGACAACGTGGCTGCCGCGCTTTTCGGCGGGATCGTCGTGTCCGGCAAGACCGGGGAAAAAACGCGGTACGTCAAATTGCCAGTACCCCAAGATCTCGTTTGCGTCGTCGTTGTGCCTGAAGTACCTCTGGCCACGAAAGATTCCCGGAAAGTGCTTCCGACCTCGGTGCCCTTTTCCGATGCCGTCCACAATGTGAACCGGGTGGGTCTGTTGGTCGGGGCCCTTGCCACGGGGGATCTGGAAACGGCGGGGGCGGCCATGGATGATGTGCTGCACGAACCTTACCGAATGTCTCTCATCCCCGGCATGGGTGCCGCCGCCGATGCGGGTCGGAAAGCCGGAGCTTTGGGCGTGGCGTTGAGCGGTTCCGGGCCTTCGTTGATCGCCTTCTGCCGGGCCGGAGATGAAGAGCCAGTGGGTCCCGCCATGATCCAGGCCTGGGCGGGGGCGGGGCTGGCGGCCCATTCGATGGTTTTGCGGCCCGATTTGCGAGGGGTGCAGGTGATCGATATCGACGCATCGGCGTCTCTTCAGCCGTTGACTCGGTGA
- the thrC gene encoding threonine synthase, with protein MWRGVVEEYREFLPVEPDTEPISLQEGNTPLIYARQLSERTGLEIWLKYEGLNPTGSFKDRGMAMAVTKAKEDGAKVLICASTGNTSASAAAYAARAGMRAVVVIPDGKIAQGKLAQAYMYGAQVVAVRGNFDQALAIVRHLAETHPVTLVNSVNPFRIEGQKTAAFEICDELGEAPDVLAIPVGNAGNITAYWKGFVEYHLHRRTRHRPRMFGFEAEGAAAIVRGKPIAHPETIATAIRIGNPASWNGAVQAVEQSGGMMGAVTDEEILEAYRWVAREGIFCEPASAASVAGLVKARAEGRLEKGLTAVCVLTGNGLKDPDTALLHAPGRAEGPQVVEATEKAVVDAMMGSEALRS; from the coding sequence ATGTGGCGGGGTGTCGTGGAGGAGTACCGAGAGTTCTTGCCCGTGGAGCCGGATACGGAGCCGATCAGCCTGCAAGAAGGCAACACACCGCTTATCTATGCCCGACAACTGTCCGAGCGCACCGGCCTCGAGATTTGGTTAAAGTACGAAGGCCTTAATCCCACAGGTTCGTTTAAAGACCGCGGGATGGCCATGGCGGTGACAAAAGCGAAAGAGGACGGAGCCAAGGTGTTAATTTGCGCGTCCACGGGGAATACATCGGCGTCAGCCGCCGCCTATGCGGCCCGGGCGGGCATGCGCGCGGTGGTGGTAATCCCGGATGGAAAGATCGCCCAGGGGAAATTGGCCCAGGCGTATATGTATGGAGCCCAGGTCGTCGCAGTCCGGGGGAATTTTGACCAGGCGTTGGCGATCGTTCGACATTTGGCCGAGACCCATCCGGTGACTCTGGTGAACTCCGTCAACCCTTTTCGGATTGAGGGCCAGAAAACGGCGGCCTTCGAGATTTGCGACGAGCTGGGGGAAGCACCCGACGTGCTTGCGATTCCAGTGGGCAATGCCGGTAACATTACCGCATATTGGAAAGGATTTGTTGAGTATCACCTTCATCGGCGTACCCGGCATCGCCCGCGCATGTTTGGTTTCGAGGCGGAAGGTGCGGCGGCCATCGTGCGGGGAAAGCCGATTGCTCACCCGGAAACGATTGCCACAGCCATACGAATTGGGAATCCCGCGAGCTGGAACGGGGCGGTGCAGGCGGTGGAGCAATCCGGCGGGATGATGGGCGCAGTAACGGACGAGGAGATTCTCGAGGCTTACCGATGGGTGGCTCGGGAAGGGATCTTCTGTGAGCCCGCTTCCGCCGCCTCGGTGGCGGGACTGGTCAAAGCCCGAGCCGAGGGGCGGCTGGAAAAGGGACTGACGGCCGTCTGCGTCTTGACCGGCAACGGGCTCAAAGATCCGGATACAGCGTTGCTGCACGCCCCTGGACGGGCTGAGGGCCCGCAGGTGGTGGAGGCCACCGAGAAAGCGGTGGTCGATGCGATGATGGGTTCGGAAGCGCTTCGGTCGTGA
- the asnB gene encoding asparagine synthase (glutamine-hydrolyzing): MCGICGIANRDGNVEMETLRQMAERIIHRGPDDEGFYLGSGVGFGFRRLSIIDVAGGHQPMSNEDGSIWVVFNGEIYNYKWLRRELVERGHQFRTDTDTEVLVHLYEEEGLDLVGRLRGMFAFAIWDEPRRTLLLARDHFGIKPLYYTLTPEGLVFASEIKSLLAVPGIEARVKPESLWNYLTFQYVPDPETMFEGIKKLPPAHRLIWREGEAKLGRYWEATFEPVDRPLPAFVDEVREVLRESVRAHMNSDVPRGAFLSSGVDSSTIVALLKELEQVKTFTVGFEGAGGMSEIEYARETARILGTDHRDVVISANRYAEVLPDLAYHQDEPVADPSAIALYFVAELASSDVAVVLSGEGADELFGGYTIYREPLSLRMFHFLPDGVRRGLGEWARGLPSGMKGRGFLLRGSRLLSDRFVGNANIFSDNEKRAFLKWTPDGGFACVKVVTEPLYERFADMDEVTQMQLVDIHTWLPGDILMKADKMTMANSLELRVPFLDVRVFDVARRIPTSLRLLEGTTKYVLREAVRDILPEAVTRRKKLGFPVPTRRWLRDELYEWARERLSDKSVDEYFDRAWLLARLEDHRLGRGDYARKLWTVLMFLLWHDIYISGHVAVQPTVRPGVLRRRERLFGRGAAQGQRLESYAP, translated from the coding sequence ATGTGCGGGATTTGTGGAATCGCGAACCGGGATGGAAATGTCGAGATGGAGACCCTTCGGCAGATGGCGGAACGGATCATTCACCGGGGACCGGACGATGAAGGATTCTACTTGGGGTCAGGGGTGGGGTTCGGATTCCGCCGTCTTTCCATCATCGACGTGGCCGGCGGACACCAACCCATGTCCAACGAGGACGGCTCGATCTGGGTGGTGTTTAACGGGGAGATCTATAATTACAAATGGCTTCGCCGCGAGCTCGTGGAGCGGGGACACCAGTTCCGCACGGACACCGATACTGAAGTTTTGGTGCATCTGTACGAAGAAGAGGGGCTGGATTTAGTCGGTAGACTCCGGGGCATGTTTGCCTTTGCGATTTGGGATGAGCCCCGGCGCACGTTGTTGTTGGCCAGGGATCATTTTGGGATCAAACCCCTGTACTATACTCTGACCCCCGAAGGACTTGTTTTTGCCTCGGAGATCAAAAGCCTGTTGGCGGTCCCCGGGATCGAGGCCCGGGTAAAGCCGGAATCGTTGTGGAACTATCTCACGTTCCAATATGTTCCCGACCCAGAAACGATGTTTGAGGGCATTAAGAAGTTGCCGCCGGCGCACCGGCTGATTTGGCGGGAGGGAGAGGCAAAGCTCGGAAGGTATTGGGAGGCGACTTTCGAACCGGTAGATCGACCGCTTCCCGCATTCGTGGACGAGGTCCGGGAGGTGTTGCGGGAGTCTGTTCGAGCGCATATGAACAGCGATGTGCCCCGGGGCGCTTTTCTTTCCAGTGGGGTTGATTCCAGTACCATCGTGGCCCTGTTGAAGGAACTTGAGCAAGTGAAAACCTTTACCGTGGGCTTTGAAGGGGCCGGCGGGATGAGCGAAATCGAGTATGCTCGGGAAACGGCGAGGATTCTCGGTACTGACCACCGAGATGTCGTGATCTCGGCGAATCGGTATGCGGAGGTTCTTCCCGATCTGGCTTATCACCAGGATGAGCCAGTCGCAGACCCCTCGGCGATCGCCCTCTACTTTGTGGCGGAGCTGGCCTCTTCCGACGTTGCGGTGGTCCTTTCGGGGGAGGGGGCAGATGAATTATTCGGGGGATATACCATTTATCGAGAGCCGCTGTCCCTGCGAATGTTTCATTTCTTGCCCGACGGAGTGCGCCGGGGCTTGGGAGAATGGGCCCGGGGATTGCCTTCCGGGATGAAGGGCCGGGGATTTCTCCTTCGGGGATCTCGGCTACTCTCCGACCGGTTTGTGGGGAACGCCAACATTTTTTCGGACAATGAGAAACGAGCTTTTCTAAAGTGGACCCCCGATGGGGGATTCGCCTGCGTGAAAGTGGTGACTGAGCCGTTGTACGAGCGATTTGCCGACATGGATGAAGTCACCCAAATGCAGCTCGTGGACATTCATACCTGGCTTCCCGGTGACATTCTCATGAAAGCCGACAAGATGACGATGGCCAACTCCCTGGAACTCCGGGTGCCTTTCTTGGATGTGCGGGTTTTCGATGTAGCTCGGCGCATTCCAACCTCGCTTCGCCTTTTGGAGGGCACCACCAAGTACGTGTTGCGGGAGGCTGTCCGGGACATCCTGCCCGAAGCGGTAACGAGGCGCAAAAAGTTGGGTTTTCCGGTCCCGACCCGGCGCTGGTTGCGGGACGAGCTGTACGAGTGGGCCAGGGAGCGCCTATCCGATAAGTCGGTCGATGAGTATTTTGATCGGGCATGGCTACTTGCCAGGCTGGAAGATCATCGGCTCGGGCGAGGGGATTACGCCCGGAAGCTGTGGACCGTTTTAATGTTTTTGCTTTGGCACGATATCTATATCTCGGGCCACGTAGCGGTGCAGCCCACGGTCCGGCCCGGTGTTTTGCGGCGGAGAGAGCGGCTCTTTGGCCGGGGGGCTGCTCAGGGGCAGCGATTGGAAAGCTATGCTCCGTGA